A genomic region of Christiangramia sp. OXR-203 contains the following coding sequences:
- a CDS encoding NAD kinase yields MKIGIYGQFYHENAGHYIAQLLNLLDEKNVEVLIEEDFLQMIHDHNSIQKEYRQFSAFEELDNSFDLFFSIGGDGTILKSINYIRNLNIPIVGINTGRLGFLATIQKEQIESTLNEILEKKFTLSPRSVLTIETNTKDQDPVFSQIALNEIAVSRRNTTSMITVDTWLNDQFLTSYWADGLIIATPTGSTGYSLSCGGPVITPDADSLVITPIAPHNLNARPLVIRDGTVIKLKVSGREKTHLVSMDSRIATLENDTEIIISKAPYCINFVELTEDSFLNTLRKKLLWGEDKRN; encoded by the coding sequence GAAGAATGTGGAAGTTTTGATCGAAGAAGATTTCCTTCAAATGATTCATGATCATAATTCCATTCAGAAGGAATACCGTCAATTTAGCGCATTTGAAGAACTGGATAATTCCTTTGACCTGTTCTTCTCCATAGGTGGTGATGGAACCATTCTAAAATCAATCAACTACATAAGAAACCTGAATATCCCCATTGTAGGAATTAACACGGGAAGACTTGGATTTCTGGCTACCATTCAGAAAGAACAAATTGAAAGTACGTTAAATGAAATCCTTGAAAAGAAATTTACACTTTCTCCACGATCAGTGCTTACGATAGAAACCAATACTAAAGATCAGGATCCGGTTTTCTCACAGATCGCTTTAAACGAAATCGCAGTAAGCAGAAGAAACACCACTTCCATGATCACAGTGGACACCTGGTTAAATGACCAGTTTCTTACTTCCTACTGGGCTGATGGTCTTATAATCGCCACACCTACTGGCTCCACCGGATATTCTTTGAGCTGTGGTGGCCCTGTAATCACTCCAGACGCAGACTCGCTGGTGATCACACCAATCGCACCACATAATTTAAATGCCAGACCACTGGTAATTAGAGATGGAACCGTGATCAAATTAAAGGTATCTGGCCGGGAAAAAACACATCTTGTGTCCATGGATTCCCGTATTGCCACACTGGAAAATGATACCGAAATTATTATTTCAAAAGCACCCTACTGCATCAATTTCGTGGAATTAACTGAAGACAGTTTCCTTAACACCCTTCGAAAAAAGTTATTATGGGGTGAAGACAAACGGAATTAA
- a CDS encoding DUF6089 family protein, whose translation MRYLIAFIIMAFFTGNSYSQKYEVGVFAGGANFIGDVGKTTFILPNTPVGGFMAKWNGSPRHAWRLSLLYAKISADDTESNDTRRQQRGYSFDNTIAEASLGLEFNFWDFDLSEPLPQKTPYIYTGITYFKADHVYLKDGRAGNLSNEGTNWEFAIPMVFGYKEAITEHIIGALEIGARYTLTDNLDGSWPEEYLDRREPQLEFGNRNTNDWYVFTGLSFTFTFGRKPCYCF comes from the coding sequence ATGAGGTACCTGATCGCATTTATCATAATGGCTTTTTTTACCGGAAATTCCTACTCTCAAAAATATGAAGTTGGGGTTTTTGCAGGTGGTGCCAATTTTATAGGAGACGTTGGAAAAACTACCTTTATCCTCCCTAACACTCCCGTTGGAGGGTTTATGGCGAAGTGGAATGGTAGCCCGCGACACGCCTGGAGACTGTCTTTATTGTATGCGAAGATTTCGGCAGATGATACAGAGTCTAATGACACCAGAAGACAACAGCGTGGTTATTCTTTTGATAATACCATTGCTGAAGCATCCCTGGGACTGGAATTCAATTTCTGGGATTTTGACCTGTCTGAGCCATTGCCACAAAAAACACCTTATATATATACAGGAATTACCTATTTCAAGGCAGATCATGTCTATTTGAAAGATGGCAGAGCCGGGAATCTATCCAATGAAGGCACCAACTGGGAATTCGCCATTCCGATGGTCTTTGGTTATAAAGAGGCTATCACCGAGCACATTATTGGTGCGCTAGAAATTGGAGCCCGCTATACTTTGACAGATAACCTGGACGGAAGCTGGCCTGAAGAATATTTAGACCGAAGAGAGCCACAACTGGAATTCGGGAATAGAAATACGAACGACTGGTATGTTTTTACCGGATTGTCATTCACATTTACATTTGGGCGTAAGCCATGTTACTGCTTTTAG
- a CDS encoding isoprenyl transferase, which produces MNYKDNLNLEKLPAHVAIIMDGNGRWAKQKGFLRASGHKEGTKAVRDTVEGCAEIGVKNLTLYAFSTENWNRPKLEVDTLMKLLVSSLKKEIKTLQDNNIRLHCIGNISNLPKKAKKELLDVIEKTSSNTRMTLTLALSYGSREEITSCFKQIAEKISNRELSIDAIDESVINEHLYTQNLPDVDLLIRTSGEQRISNFLLWQIAYAELYFTKILWPDYRREDLFEAIYNYQNRERRFGKTSEQLS; this is translated from the coding sequence ATGAACTATAAAGACAATTTAAACCTTGAAAAATTACCTGCACACGTTGCCATTATTATGGATGGCAATGGACGTTGGGCGAAACAAAAGGGTTTTCTTAGAGCTTCAGGTCACAAAGAAGGTACGAAAGCTGTTAGAGATACTGTAGAAGGCTGCGCCGAAATAGGCGTGAAAAACCTTACACTCTACGCATTTTCTACGGAAAACTGGAACAGGCCAAAACTAGAGGTCGATACTCTTATGAAACTCCTGGTTTCATCGCTTAAGAAAGAAATCAAGACACTTCAGGATAACAATATTCGCCTTCATTGTATTGGAAATATTTCCAATCTTCCGAAGAAAGCGAAGAAAGAATTACTGGATGTTATAGAAAAAACTTCATCTAACACAAGAATGACCCTTACTTTGGCGTTAAGCTACGGGAGCAGGGAAGAAATTACCAGCTGTTTCAAACAAATTGCAGAGAAGATAAGTAACCGGGAATTATCTATTGATGCTATTGATGAATCAGTTATAAATGAGCATCTTTACACCCAAAATTTGCCAGACGTTGACCTATTGATCAGAACCAGCGGCGAGCAACGCATTAGTAATTTCCTTTTATGGCAGATTGCTTATGCTGAATTGTATTTTACGAAAATCTTATGGCCAGATTACAGAAGGGAAGACCTTTTTGAAGCCATATACAACTATCAAAACAGAGAACGACGATTTGGAAAAACAAGTGAGCAACTCAGTTAG
- a CDS encoding BamA/OMP85 family outer membrane protein has product MTKKIFTLFAFFFIISIAAKAQDLPLGDSKKYTIGEIKVTGTTTYNEKTVLTYTGLKSGQEIYIPGEKLRNVINKLWSLDLFSDINFYITNVDGNVADLELEIKEVPVLNQTTFTGLKKKSDRDELIDENSLKPGTKVTENLITTTRNYIQNKYKKEGYFNTDVYIQTKPVDDTTGANKVNMLVNVNKGDRVKIKSIDFNGNEKLSDAKLKRNMKNTKQKNIIRFWKRSKFVRADYQEDKTALINKYKEEGYRDARIVSDTLIKNDKETISLKLDIEEGNRYFVGKIDFLGNAAYTDEQLGKALGVEKGDVYNGVLIDERIQSREPNKTSIANIYQNNGYLFSNIDLVETNVYNDTIDFEVRILEGKEAFFDEIRVTGNNKTKDHVIYREMRTKPGQKYSQQAVVSTIRELGALGFFDAEQLNPEFVDPDPREGTLSLEYQVVESGASQIELQGGYGGGGFIGTLGLSFNNFSIQGLFDKDAYDPIPMGDGQTLSLRAQASTFYQTYSLSFREPWLGGEEPVSLSTSFSYTRQFLFDYVEREADKTRSFDILGVSIGLGKRLREPDQYATISNVVGFQRYDLNNYNTGLFTFGDGHSNNLYYQLGIVRDNTAFNPIFPTQGSKFDFSAKFTPPYSLWNGVDYGNLENDPEYQLRDDNGNLIDNNGNRVTSENSVADQEKVDQKKYNWLEFYKIKLAGSWYETLANFGPSSDLVLRTHAEFGFLGAYNSERGIPPFERYYLGGDGLGAFSLDGRETIQLRGYPNQSVVPIDRGINDRDDGAVIYNKFSLELRFPITLKPAASIYALSFLEAGATYDNFRDYNPFQLNRSAGVGLRVFMPTFGLLGIDFGYGFDEIVGGQPGPNGWETHFIIGQQF; this is encoded by the coding sequence ATGACAAAGAAGATTTTTACACTTTTCGCATTTTTTTTCATTATCAGTATAGCTGCCAAAGCACAGGACCTTCCACTGGGAGATTCTAAGAAATACACCATTGGAGAAATAAAAGTTACCGGAACCACCACCTACAACGAAAAAACAGTCCTTACCTACACTGGTCTTAAATCCGGACAGGAAATTTATATTCCTGGTGAGAAGCTTAGAAATGTCATCAATAAACTGTGGTCTTTAGATTTATTTAGTGATATTAATTTCTATATCACCAATGTTGATGGAAACGTAGCAGATCTTGAATTGGAAATCAAGGAGGTGCCTGTTTTAAATCAAACTACATTTACTGGTTTAAAGAAAAAGAGTGACCGAGATGAACTTATAGATGAGAATAGTCTTAAGCCCGGGACCAAGGTTACTGAAAACCTAATCACCACGACCAGAAATTATATTCAGAATAAATATAAGAAGGAAGGCTACTTCAATACAGATGTTTACATACAGACCAAGCCTGTTGATGATACTACCGGAGCGAACAAGGTGAATATGCTGGTAAACGTGAACAAAGGAGATCGCGTTAAGATCAAAAGTATAGACTTTAATGGCAACGAAAAGCTGTCAGACGCGAAGTTGAAAAGGAACATGAAGAATACCAAGCAAAAGAACATCATCAGGTTCTGGAAGCGATCTAAGTTTGTTCGTGCAGATTACCAGGAAGACAAAACTGCACTCATAAACAAATACAAGGAAGAAGGTTATCGTGACGCTCGTATAGTTTCAGATACACTTATCAAAAACGATAAGGAAACCATCAGCTTGAAACTGGATATTGAAGAAGGTAATCGTTATTTCGTTGGAAAAATTGATTTTCTTGGAAATGCAGCTTATACAGATGAGCAATTAGGGAAGGCACTCGGAGTTGAAAAAGGAGATGTATACAATGGTGTACTTATCGATGAAAGAATCCAGAGTAGAGAACCTAACAAAACATCAATCGCTAATATTTACCAGAACAACGGATATCTTTTCTCCAATATCGATCTTGTAGAAACGAATGTTTACAATGATACGATCGATTTTGAAGTAAGAATCCTTGAAGGAAAAGAGGCATTTTTCGATGAGATTAGAGTAACTGGAAATAACAAGACCAAGGATCACGTGATCTATCGTGAGATGAGAACCAAGCCGGGACAGAAATATAGCCAGCAGGCCGTGGTCTCCACCATTCGTGAATTAGGTGCACTTGGATTTTTTGATGCAGAACAACTAAATCCTGAATTTGTGGATCCAGATCCGCGAGAAGGAACTTTGAGCTTGGAATACCAGGTGGTGGAGTCAGGAGCCAGCCAGATCGAACTACAAGGTGGTTACGGTGGTGGTGGATTTATTGGAACCCTGGGACTTTCCTTCAATAACTTTAGTATACAAGGCTTATTTGACAAGGATGCTTATGATCCAATTCCAATGGGAGATGGTCAAACCTTGTCTCTTAGAGCACAGGCCAGTACTTTCTACCAGACCTACAGCTTATCCTTCAGAGAGCCGTGGTTAGGCGGTGAAGAACCGGTTAGTTTATCTACATCTTTTAGCTATACCAGACAGTTCCTGTTCGATTATGTGGAAAGAGAAGCAGATAAAACAAGAAGTTTTGATATTCTTGGAGTAAGCATAGGTCTTGGAAAAAGACTTAGAGAACCAGACCAGTACGCTACGATTTCAAACGTGGTTGGTTTCCAGAGATATGATCTTAATAACTATAATACAGGACTTTTTACTTTTGGTGATGGACACTCGAATAACCTTTATTACCAATTAGGAATTGTAAGAGACAACACCGCTTTCAACCCGATTTTCCCAACGCAGGGTTCTAAATTTGATTTCAGCGCGAAGTTCACTCCTCCATACTCTCTATGGAATGGTGTAGACTACGGAAACCTGGAGAATGATCCGGAATACCAGTTAAGAGATGATAATGGTAACCTGATCGATAACAACGGAAACAGAGTAACTTCAGAAAATTCTGTTGCAGACCAGGAGAAAGTTGATCAGAAAAAATATAACTGGCTGGAATTTTACAAAATTAAACTGGCAGGAAGCTGGTATGAAACTTTAGCCAACTTTGGACCAAGTAGTGATCTAGTTCTACGTACACATGCTGAATTTGGATTCCTTGGAGCTTACAATAGCGAGAGGGGTATTCCTCCTTTTGAGCGCTACTATTTAGGTGGTGATGGTCTTGGAGCATTCAGCCTTGATGGTAGGGAAACCATACAGTTAAGAGGTTATCCAAACCAATCTGTAGTTCCTATTGACAGAGGTATCAATGATCGTGATGACGGTGCAGTGATCTACAACAAATTTTCACTTGAACTTAGATTCCCTATTACATTAAAACCAGCTGCTTCTATCTACGCATTATCGTTCCTTGAAGCAGGTGCTACTTACGATAACTTTAGAGATTACAACCCATTCCAGTTGAACAGATCTGCTGGTGTTGGACTAAGAGTATTCATGCCAACATTTGGATTACTTGGAATTGACTTTGGATATGGTTTCGATGAGATCGTAGGTGGTCAGCCAGGACCTAATGGATGGGAAACACACTTTATCATAGGACAACAATTTTAA
- a CDS encoding OmpH family outer membrane protein, producing the protein MKKRIKFILVFLVIGLNTATAQKTIRLGYIDMEYILENVPEYQEASKQLESRVQEWKAEAETKMRAVEAMRSKLDNEKALLTRELIEERESEISYMEQQVLEYQQKRFGPNGDYMIQKKHLVRPIQDQVFTAVQQIAENRNFDFIFDRTSDVGMIYADKQYDVSETVLRTIKRTANREQLESRDEVEEFEREENRTVEQDAEVTEREELVKERQTEREALIEARKKERDSLKAARQQEFEERRARILAERERKRDSLLKARETKNDTIN; encoded by the coding sequence ATGAAAAAAAGAATAAAATTCATATTAGTATTTCTAGTGATCGGTCTTAATACAGCGACGGCTCAAAAGACGATTAGATTAGGGTACATTGATATGGAATATATTCTTGAAAATGTTCCGGAATACCAAGAAGCTTCAAAGCAGCTGGAAAGCCGTGTTCAGGAATGGAAAGCGGAAGCTGAAACTAAAATGCGCGCTGTTGAAGCCATGCGGTCCAAACTGGATAACGAAAAAGCTCTTCTAACAAGAGAACTTATCGAAGAGCGTGAATCTGAAATTTCCTATATGGAACAACAGGTTCTGGAATATCAGCAAAAGCGATTCGGTCCCAATGGTGATTACATGATTCAGAAGAAACATTTGGTAAGACCAATTCAGGATCAGGTTTTCACCGCAGTTCAGCAAATTGCTGAGAACAGAAATTTTGATTTTATTTTCGACCGTACTTCAGATGTTGGAATGATCTATGCAGACAAGCAGTATGATGTAAGCGAAACGGTATTAAGGACAATAAAACGTACCGCAAATCGTGAGCAATTAGAGAGCCGTGATGAAGTAGAAGAATTTGAACGTGAAGAAAACAGAACAGTAGAACAGGATGCTGAAGTTACCGAACGGGAAGAACTGGTCAAAGAACGGCAAACTGAACGTGAAGCATTGATCGAAGCCAGAAAAAAGGAACGGGATTCCTTAAAGGCTGCGAGACAACAAGAATTTGAAGAAAGACGTGCAAGGATTTTAGCTGAGAGAGAACGTAAAAGGGACTCTTTGTTAAAAGCACGCGAAACTAAGAATGATACTATAAACTAA